The Paracholeplasma manati sequence CGCATCCATCTCAACATCCGTGAGGATGCGTTTGGATTGGTTGTAATGGCTCATGCATAAGTCCATGCGATAGCCTTGTTCGGACAAGGCGTTGGTTGGACAAGCATCGATGCATTTACGACAGGTACCACAATCATCATGGACAGTCAGTTTTAGTTCTGATTCAATTTCGATGTTCAGAAACACAAGCCCCAAAAAGAAATATGAACCATACATTTCATTGATAATCAATTGGTTCTTTCCAAAGAAACCCAAACCAGCCAAGGTCGCTGCTAAACGTTCATCGTGGTTATGGTTATCGACACCCAATTTGTACTCAATACCTAAATCATTCAATACAGACATCATTCGGTCTTTTAAAACCAAGTGGTAGTCTTTTCCAAAGGTATAAAAGGAAGGTACTAAGTGTGTATGTGTGTGTTTGAGGGTCCTTTTGGGGTAACTTAACCCCAAAACAACCATCGTCGGGTACGTCTCATGGATGACGTTTTTACCCATTTGACGGGCTGCTTCTAAGTAATCTTTGGTGCGAATGATCCCCACCAAATCGAATTTAGATTGAAAAATTGTCCAGAGGTTCTTCGTGTTCATCGATGAATACCTTTCGTTGGAATTTCACCTTTCGATAGAGATATGAACCCATAAATAATATAGTTAAGTTGGAAATAACCATGGCATACCAAATGCCTGCATAACCAACATCGGTGGCGTATTTAAAGAATAAAACGAGCGGTACTCGTAATATCCATAAGCGTGTAAACGTCATGAATAACGCATATTTATTGTTACCAGACCCATTGAATACCGATAGATGGGTTTGGAAGATGGCCATCAACGGCTGTGTCCCTAAAATCCAAATTGAATATTCAACGGTGACCGCGACAATCGAACCATTTTTAGGTCCAACAATGAATTCGGCGATGGGTTTTGCGAAAGGGATGATGATGAGTACCCCAATCACCATGATAATGACGCTGAGGTTTCTCGCCATTTGATACGATTTTTTCGCTCGATCAGGGTTATTCGCCCCAATGTTTTGACCGATATAAGCCGTAACCACTGAACCAATCGCCATGACTGGGTTTAATAATAAGGATGATATGCGATTCCCCGTTGAAAACCCTGACGATACCACATCCCCATAGCTGAGAATCATCGCTTGAATGACGGCGAATCCCAAGGAAGAGAATGCTTGTGCGGTCGCTGATGGCAGCGCGAATTTGGATATTTCTTTGATGATGTGTCCATCAAAGCCAAGGTCACCCACTTCAATTCTAGGGTGATCATTTGAAAAAAACAAATCATATACTGCAAACGGTACGATGATGGCTTGACCGATCAAAGTGGATAAACCAGCCCCAGCAATCCCCATATGAAATACCGATATGAACAACCAAGTTAAAAACATGTTGATGAGGATGCTTGCGAAAGAGAGTATCACAGGAGAGAAGGTGTCGCCACTCGCTTGACGGATGGCTTGATACGCTAAGAATATATAAACAAAGGTAAACTCCATCGATCGGTATCTAAAATAAGTCACGGCGTAGTCAAAAGTTAGCCCTTGTGCCCCCATCATTCTCGCGATCAAAGGTGCACCCAAGAATAGTATCGCGTTGACAATGATCCCTAGGACCACCGAATAAGTTAATAGTTTGGCTGCATAGGTTTTGGCTGTTCTTTCTTTACCAGAACCCAAATATTGACTGATGATCCCTACCCCTGCAATCCCCAACCCAATCCCCAACGCATTGAAAATATTATAGATTGGCCAGTGGATATTGATGGCCGCGAGGGTAGATGCGATGGCATCTTCAGTACCGTCCATACGGGCTAAAAAAAAGGAATCGACGATATCATGGAGCGATTTCAGTAAATTCACAAAGAATAAAGGTAACGCCATTACGACGATGCCCTTCATGATGTTTTTATCTTCAAGTATTAAATACTTACGTGTGCGCTGACCCATGCTATAACCCTTTCAATAACGCATCTATTATAACGTAATCCAGGGCCTTTTGCAATCATATATACAATATATGGTCTTTCTCATAATTTGTCTAAAATGGCGTATTTTCGGCCTTTTCGTCTATCATGATGAACAATTCGAAAGTTTCCAATCAATCTCTTTTGAATGCCTTTTATTATCTAAAAATATAGGGTATAATTGGGTTGACTTTAGGAGGATACCCCATGGAATTGATCGATCGTTATATCCAAAAATTAATGTCGGGTTCAACCCCAGATAAACCCCTTTGGAACATTGAAGCCATCCATCAAGGTAAAGCAGCTGCTTGGAATTATGTTGACGGTTGTATGATGACGGCTTTATTATCTCTTTATGACCAAACACAAGACCCAAAATATTATGACTTTGTCAAAAAATTCATCGATCATTATGTATCTAATGATGGTTCCATGCTTGGGTATGACATGAAAACATTCAACTTGGATGATATATGTGAATCCCGTGTTTTGTTTGATTTATATGCGAAAACCCAAGATGAGAAATACAAAAAAGCCATTGATTTAACTTATACACATGTCCTTAGACAACCCCGTACGAAGGAGGGGTCATTCTGGCATAAATTCATCTACCCACAACAAGTATGGTTAGACGGTTTATTCATGTCACAACCCTTTTACACCCGCTATGAGACGGTATTCAATCAAGAAAAGAATTACGCTGACATCGTGAATCATTTTAAAGTGGTCAGATCTCACATGTTCAATGAAGATAAAAAGCTCTATTACCACGGTTATGACGCTTCTAAAACCGTCTTTTGGGCAGACAAAAAAACCGGGTTATCGAAAAACTTTTGGTTGCGTGCTACCGGTTGGTATGTCGTCGCGTTGGTCGATGTGATCGGGTACTTAAATCCAAACTATAAAGAAAGACAATCGTTCTTCTTCCCACTCTTAAAAGAATGTGTCGATGGCCTTTTACAATACCAGGACAAAACATCCAATCTATTTTACCAAGTGATTGATCGAAGCGATGTTCAAGGTAATTACCTCGAATCTTCCGGTTCTTCCTTACTGGCATACGCCATTTTAAAGGGGGTCCGTTTAGGGGCACTCGATGCTTCTTATCAAGCGATTGGTTTAGGTATCTTTGACGGTCTTGTAAAAACATACATTTCTGAAGAAAATGGCGATTTGAACATGGATGGCATTTGCTTAGTCGCTGGGCTAGGTCCTGACCATAATACAAGACGCAATGGTACTGTAGAATACTACTTATCTGAACCCATCGTATCGAATGATGCGAAAGGCGTTGGGCCATTCATTTTGGCATACACCGAAGTTAAAAAAATCAAAAACTAGCCGCGGCTAGTTTTTTTGTTTAGGTAATCCTTTTTTGGGATGATAAATTTTGTACCAAGTGACTATCAGTTCAATGGTGGTAATGATCCATACCATAGAGATAATCCCTTTGACTGCTAAATCTAAATGATAGGCAAAATCAATATTAAAGGCTGTTGATACCGATTGAACAAACAACGGATTGAACGTGTTCATTCTGGTAAATACGATGGACATAATGACCAGACTAGTGAGTTCCAATGCTGTATAAAAAATGCCCAAGACTTTGGTAAAGCCACCTTCTTTAAACTGAAAAACTTTGATGATGACGGTTAAAACCAAATACGCAATGAACCACGGGACAAATAGATTAGCAACCCATGCGTTGAGTACAGAGCCTGTATAAATCCAAGTGACTTCATCCCAAATCGCGTTGATATTTACATAATTAGTCAACAACACATGGATGAATATGTATCCAAAAATAACCGCAAATACACTTTCTATAATCATTTCAACACGTAGGTTCTTTTTGGATTCAACTTTTGGGATTTTAGGCAAACTTTCCACTCTGAATGGTGGGTTCACTTTCTTTCTGTATAATTCGATACCTGCAAATATCAATGTAGTCACTGCAAACCCATTAAAACCAGCGGAAATGACCGAACCAAATAGGGTTTCAAATACACCCTCAAGGATAGCAATACCCGTAGCCGTAACGGCCTCAATGATACCAATCGCGAACGAAATGCCCACAAATACTGCAACCACAATCACCAATACATGCTTATAATCGTCAAAGAGTTCTGGGGAAATCAAATAGCGTGGTTCTTTGTAGTTCATCGCCATTTTCGCTGGAGATCCTAAGGTAGTTAACACGGTTTTGATGTTTTCAGTGCTTTGATCTTCACCAAGCATATCATAAATATTTGCTTCTAATTCTTTCGAGATGTCTTCACGTTGTTTTTCATCTAAACGCTTAGTAACATCATAAATATACCTTTCAATATAATCGTTCATAGTGTCCTCCTTATAACAAACTACTGAAGTGTTTGGTCATGTCGCGATAAACCTCGATCAGTTTATCCAATGCTGCTTGTCCATCTGTCGACAAT is a genomic window containing:
- a CDS encoding epoxyqueuosine reductase — its product is MNTKNLWTIFQSKFDLVGIIRTKDYLEAARQMGKNVIHETYPTMVVLGLSYPKRTLKHTHTHLVPSFYTFGKDYHLVLKDRMMSVLNDLGIEYKLGVDNHNHDERLAATLAGLGFFGKNQLIINEMYGSYFFLGLVFLNIEIESELKLTVHDDCGTCRKCIDACPTNALSEQGYRMDLCMSHYNQSKRILTDVEMDANYSLFGCDICQMVCPKNIQIVKQTHPEFELSGKEMVSIVDLFTDSEKTFKDKYADMPYLWKGKTVLMRNALLIIKRLNMKEHIDLIASGPDKSSILWYQDTLDRVLKALKED
- a CDS encoding MATE family efflux transporter; this encodes MGQRTRKYLILEDKNIMKGIVVMALPLFFVNLLKSLHDIVDSFFLARMDGTEDAIASTLAAINIHWPIYNIFNALGIGLGIAGVGIISQYLGSGKERTAKTYAAKLLTYSVVLGIIVNAILFLGAPLIARMMGAQGLTFDYAVTYFRYRSMEFTFVYIFLAYQAIRQASGDTFSPVILSFASILINMFLTWLFISVFHMGIAGAGLSTLIGQAIIVPFAVYDLFFSNDHPRIEVGDLGFDGHIIKEISKFALPSATAQAFSSLGFAVIQAMILSYGDVVSSGFSTGNRISSLLLNPVMAIGSVVTAYIGQNIGANNPDRAKKSYQMARNLSVIIMVIGVLIIIPFAKPIAEFIVGPKNGSIVAVTVEYSIWILGTQPLMAIFQTHLSVFNGSGNNKYALFMTFTRLWILRVPLVLFFKYATDVGYAGIWYAMVISNLTILFMGSYLYRKVKFQRKVFIDEHEEPLDNFSI
- a CDS encoding glycoside hydrolase family 88/105 protein, translated to MELIDRYIQKLMSGSTPDKPLWNIEAIHQGKAAAWNYVDGCMMTALLSLYDQTQDPKYYDFVKKFIDHYVSNDGSMLGYDMKTFNLDDICESRVLFDLYAKTQDEKYKKAIDLTYTHVLRQPRTKEGSFWHKFIYPQQVWLDGLFMSQPFYTRYETVFNQEKNYADIVNHFKVVRSHMFNEDKKLYYHGYDASKTVFWADKKTGLSKNFWLRATGWYVVALVDVIGYLNPNYKERQSFFFPLLKECVDGLLQYQDKTSNLFYQVIDRSDVQGNYLESSGSSLLAYAILKGVRLGALDASYQAIGLGIFDGLVKTYISEENGDLNMDGICLVAGLGPDHNTRRNGTVEYYLSEPIVSNDAKGVGPFILAYTEVKKIKN